The Bacteroidales bacterium genome segment AACTTCAAGCTGAGGCGCAAAATGCCCATCGGTGTAAAGGTTACCCTCCGCCGCGACACCATGTATGAATTCCTCGAAAGACTGATTTCAGTTGCTCTTCCCCGCATCAGGGATTTCAAGGGCATCAACAGCAAATTCGACGGCAAGGGAAATTATACTCTTGGAATCACCGAACAGATTATTTTCCCGGAGATCGACATCGACAAGATCAGCAAGATCCTGGGTATGGAAATAACCTTTGTAACATCGGCCAGGTCTGATGAAGAAGCTTTTGCCCTGTTACGCGAATTTGGATTACCATTTAAGAATACTAAAAAGAGTTAATATATATGGCTAAAGAATCATTGAAAGCCCGCGAAGTAAAGCGCAAGCAGCTTGTTGAGAAATTTGCTGCCAAAAGAGCCAAGCTGAAAGCTGAAGGTGACTTCCAGGAACTGAGCCGCCTGCCCAGGAACTCTAACCCCATTCGGTTACATAACCGTTGCAAACTCACAGGAAGACCAAAAGGCTATATCCGCCAGTTCGGAATCAGCAGAATAGTGTTCAGGGAGCTTGCTTCAAAGGGATTAATTCCCGGTGTAAAAAAGGCCAGCTGGTAATAAAGAATCAAGAGAAAATTATACAGAAATGACAGATCCGATAGCAGATTATTTGACCCGGTTGAGGAACGCGATTTCCGCCCGTCATAAAGTGGTTGAAATACCGTCATCCAACCTGAAAAAGAACCTCACGAAGATTCTTTTCGACAAAGGTTATATACTGAATTATAAGTTTGTCGATGAAGACAAAAAACAGGGAAGCATCAAGATAGCCCTGAAATATCATGCTGAAACCAAGCAGCCCGCCATTCGTTCACTCGAGCGGGTCAGTTCACCGGGCCTTCGCAGGTACGTCGGTTCTGAAGAACTTCCCAGGGTATTAAATGGTCTTGGCATTGCCATCGTTTCCACTTCCAGGGGTGTGATGACCGATAAGGAAGCACGGAATCTGAATATTGGCGGCGAAGTATTGTGTTACGTTTATTAACGGAGGAATTATCAATGTCACGAATTGGAAAACTGCCGATTAAATTGCCCCAGGGCGTAACGGCAACTGTAAAGCCCGATAATACGGTTTCAGTGAAAGGCCCGAAAGGTGAACTTAGCCAGGCTATCGATCCTGATATCAAGGTCGATGTAAAAGACGGCATCGTAAATGTTGAGCGTCCTACAGAGCAAAAGCGTCATAAAGCCATGCACGGCTTGTACCGCGCTCTGATCAACAATATGGTACACGGAGTTTCACAGGGATATGAAATCAAAATGGAAGTAGTGGGTGTAGGTTACAAGGCTGAAGCAAAAGGCCAGATCCTTGAACTCAGCCTCGGTTATTCCCATGATATTCATTTCCAGGTTCCTGATGAAGTAAAAGTGGAAGCCAAAACCGAAAGAAGAAGTAACCCGGTTATAACACTCACCAGCAATGACAAACAGCTGATCGGACAGGTAGCTGCAAAGATCAGGTCATTCCGTGAACCCGAACCCTATAAAGGTAAAGGTATTAAATTCGTGGGCGAAGTGCTCAGGAAGAAGGCCGGTAAATCTGCAACAGCCAAATAATACATAAAAAACTGAAGTATGGCTTTAACAAAAATTGAACGCAGGAAAAGAATAAAAATGCGTATCCGTAAAGAGCTTTACGGAACAAAGGAAGTTCCCCGCCTGACGGTTTTCAGGAGCAACAAGCAGATCTATATTCAGATCATTGACGACTCCGAGGGAAAAACATTGTTATCTGTTTCCTCAACGGTTAAGGAAATTGCCGAAAAGAAAGGGTTAACCAAGGTTGATCAGGCTAAGCTGGTTGGTAAACTGGCCGCTGAAAAATCAAAGGAAAGCGGAATCACCTCGGTGATATTCGACCGCAATGGTTACCTGTATCACGGTAGAGTAAAAGCACTGGCTGAAGCTGCCAGGGAAGGTGGACTTAAATTTTAACTATTATTATGTCAAACGTAAGCATTAGAAGAGTAAAGACTACAGACCTCGATCTGAAAGACCGTCTGGTTAGTATTCAACGTGTGACCAAGGTTACAAAAGGAGGTCGGACCTTCAGTTTCTCTGCCATTGTTGTGGTTGGCAATGAAGACGGCATAGTAGGTTACGGATTGGGTAAAGCCAATGAGGTTACCACAGCCATTGCCAAAGGCGTAGAGGATGCAAAAAAGAATCTTATCAAGGTTCCGGTATATAAAGGTACTATTCCTCACGAACAGCTTGCCAAATACGGCGGTGCACAAGTATTCCTGAAACCCGCATCAAGCGGTACAGGTGTTAAGGCCGGCGGTGCTATGCGCGCTGTTCTTGAAAGTGTGGGAGTGCATGACGTGCTTGCCAAATCGAAAGGTTCATCAAACCCCCATAATTTGGTAAAAGCAACTTTCAATGCACTGCTGCTTATGCGTGATGCCTATACCATCGCACAGCATCGCGGTATCACTATGGACAAGGTATTTAACGGTTAATGCAGACAATTATACCAATGGCTAAAATACGAATCACACAGGTTAGAAGCAGGATTCACTGCACCAAAAGGCAAAAACTCAATCTTGATGCCCTTGGACTCAGAAAACTTAATGCATCTGTAGAGCATGAAGCTACTCCCCAGATCTTAGGTATGGTGAACAAAGCAAAACATTTGGTTACAGTAACAGAACTCTAATTTTAAAGATATTTTACTACTATGGATCTTAGTAATTTAAAACCAGCCAAAGGATCAATCAAGAAGAGCAAGCGACTCGGCCGCGGCCAGGGATCAGGAAGAGGCGGAACTTCTGCAAGAGGTCATAAAGGCGGACAATCAAGATCAGGGTATACCCGGAAGATTGGTTTTGAAGGAGGACAGATGCCTTTGCAGCGCCGTGTTCCGAAATTCGGTTTCAATAACATCAGCCGCAAAGAATACAAGGGCATTAATATTTCTACCCTTCAGACACTTGCTGATTCCAGGAAATTATCAGCCATTGATGTTCAGACCCTTGCTGAGGCAGGTCTGATTTCAAGGAACGATCTTGTGAAGATTCTGGGTAACGGTACTCTCACCGCTAAACTCGATGTAAAAGCTCATGCGTTCTCTAAATCAGCCAAAGCCGCAATCGAAGCTTTACAGGGAACAGCAACCATAATCTGATACCCTCATGAAATCATTTATCCAGACACTAAAGAACATTTACAAGATTGAGGAACTGCGGACAAGGATTCTTTATACCTTGTTTATCATTCTCGTTTACAGGCTCGGATCAAAAATCGTTTTACCCGGTGTTGATCCCGCCATGCTTGAAGCATTTGCATCAAGAACACAGCAGGGAGTCCTCGGATTGCTTGATATGTTTTCAGGAGGTGCTTTCTCAAGGGCATCTATTTTCGCATTGGGAATCATGCCCTATATCTCGGCATCCATTATCATTCAGCTGCTCACTATAGCGGTCCCTTACTTCCAGCGTATGCAGAAGGAAGGTGAAAGCGGACGCCGCAAGATGAACCAGATTACACGCTATCTTACCGTGGTTGTGCTTGTTCTCCAGGCACCCGCTTATCTTACACAGATTCCGGTAGATGCCAGGGTTCTCAAGCCGGTAATGTTCCAGTTCTCTTCCATAGCCATTCTAACGGCCGGTACAATTTTTGTCATGTGGCTGGGCGAACGTATAACAGAAAAAGGTATCGGTAACGGTATTTCTCTGATCATTATGATTGGTATTATTGCCCGCCTTCCTTTCGCGTTGTCGAGCGAACTTACCGATCGACTGAACGGTCAGGGCGGCCTTGTTGCTTTCCTGGTTGAAATTGTTTTCCTGCTGGTGGTTATTGCGGTGAGCATACTCCTTGTGCAGGGAACCCGCAGAATACCGGTACAATATGCCAAACGTATCGTAGGCAATAAACAGTATGGCGGCGTTCGTCAGTATATCCCTCTTAAGGTAAATGCTGCCGGTGTTATGCCCATTATCTTTGCCCAGGCCATCATGTTTCTCCCGCTCTCTTTTGCCCGTTACACAGGCAACGGAGCCATGAGCAACTTTTTGGCGGCCTTTTCACGGTACACCAGTGTTTGGTACAATGTCATTTTTGCGCTGTTAATCATACTTTTTACGTATTTTTACACCGCAATTATCATGAATCCGACCCAGATGGCGGAGGATATGAAGAAAAACGGCGGTTTTATACCGGGTGTAAAACCCGGAAAAAAGACAAGCGAGTTTATTGATTCGGTCATGTCGAAAATTACATTACCCGGTTCAATATTCCTGGCAATTGTTGCAATCCTTCCGGCCTTCGCGGGTTTGGTGGGAATACAGCAAAGTTTTGCCCAATTCTTCGGAGGCACATCGCTTCTGATTCTTGTGGGCGTTGTGCTGGATACTCTGCAGCAGATAGAAAGCCATTTGCTGATGAGGCATTATGACGGACTGATGAAGTCGGGTCGTGTAAAAGGAAGAGCAGGCGGTATCGCCTCTTCCATGTAAAAAACAGGTTGAAGTTCTTTGATGATTCATTATAAAACAGCGGAAGAAATCGAATTGCTAAGAGCAAGCAATTTGCTGGTCTCCAAAGCCCTGGCTGAGGTTGCCAAGCGAATTGCACCCGGTGTGACCACACTGGAGCTCGACAACGTAGCCGAACAGTTCATTCGCGACAATCATGCCATACCGGCATTCCTGGGATATAAAGGATACCCGAAAACCCTGTGCACTTCGGTGAATCAACAGGTAGTTCACGGAATCCCTTCAGGATATACATTGAAAGATGGCGACATCGTTTCGGTTGATTGCGGCGCGCTTTTCCAGGGCTATTATGGCGATTCGGCATATACATTTGCTGTCGGAGAAATTCCCGAACGTGTTAAGCTGTTGCTGAAAACTACCCGCGAGTCGCTTTTCAAAGGCATCGAACAGGCCATTGACGGTAAACGGGTTGGTGATATAAGCAACGCGGTACAGGAACACTGTGAACTTCAGAAGTTTTCTGTTGTTCGTGAGATGGTCGGACACGGAATAGGGAAGGGATTGCATGAAGCACCTGAAGTGCCTAACTACGGCAAACGCGGACACGGTCCAAGATTGCAGAGCGGCATGGTGATCTGTATCGAACCCATGATCAACATGGGAAAAAAAGACATCACACAGGATTCAGACGGTTGGACAATCCAGACAGCAGACAGGCAACCTTCAGCCCATTTTGAATTGTGTGTGGCTATAGGAAAAATCAAAGCCGATATTCTTTCAACATTTGAATACATTGAAGCAGTATATAAAAATTAAAACCGCGAAGATCATATATGTCAAAACAACCATCCATTGAACAAGATGGAGTGATTAAGGAAGCTCTTTCAAATGCAATGTTCCGCGTGGAATTGCAGAACGGGCACATAATTACGGCTCACATATCAGGGAAAATGAGGATGCACTATATCAAGATCCTTCCCGGCGATAAAGTGAGGGTTGAGATGTCACCCTATGATCTTACAAAAGGTAGAATAACATTCAGGTACAAATAATTTACTGATCAACATGAAAGTAAAAACATCCATTAAGAAACGCACTGCCGACTGCAAAATCGTACGCAGAAAGGGACGTTTATACGTGATTAACAAAAAGAATCCCAAGTATAAACAGCGCCAGGGCTGATAACATTGTTAACATTTTAATTATATAAAAATTATATGGCTAGAATCGTTGGTGTCGATTTACCAAAGAATAAAAGGGGTGAAATAGGCCTGACCTATATTTTCGGTCTGGGACGCAGCTCAGCACAGAAAATTCTGGAAAAAGCAGGCGTTGACAGGAATGTAAAAGTAAAAGACTGGACTGATGAGCAGGTTAACCTGATCAGAAAAGTGATCAATGAAAATTACAAGGTGGAAGGTGAACTTCGTTCGAATGTTCAGCTGAATATTAAACGCCTGATGGACATTGGTTGCTACCGGGGAGTCAGACATCGTCTGGGACTGCCTGTAAGAGGCCAGAGTACGAAAAACAATGCCCGTACCCGTAAAGGTCGCAGGAAAACTGTTGCTAACAAAAAGAAGGCTACCAAATAAGGAATAAATTATGGCAAAGAAAGCTGGAATTACAAAAAAGAAAGTTGTTAAGGTTGACCCTGTAGGCCAGGCACACGTGCATGCCTCATTCAACAACATCATCATTTCACTTACAAACAGCCAGGGACAGGTTATATCCTGGGCCTCTGCAGGTAAAATGGGCTTTAAGGGTTCAAAAAAGAACACTCCTTATGCTGCCCAGGTAGCCGCTGCAGATTGTGCAAAAGCAGCATTTGACATGGGCCTTCGCAAGGTAAAAGCTTTTGTTAAAGGTCCCGGCGCCGGCAGGGAATCAGCTATCAGAACCATTCATACAGCAGGTATAGAGGTTACTGAAATCGTTGATGTTACTCCTCTTCCTCATAACGGTTGCAGGGCACCCGGAAGAAGAAGGGTATAATTGAATTCGGCAATATATTAGAGAATAATAATTTACTTTAACAATGGCAAGATATACTGGACCTAAAACCAAGATAGCAAGAAAATTTGGAGATCCCATTTACGGACCGGATAAGAGTTACGATAAGAAGAATTATCCCCCGGGACAACATGGTGCCAATAAGAAAAGAAAGAAATCATCAGAATACGGCATTCAGCTTCGTGAAAAGCAGAAAGCCAAATATACTTACGGCGTGCTCGAAAGACAGTTTGCAAACCTTTTCGATAAAGCACAGCGCAGCAAGGGTGTTACCGGTGAGGTATTGCTCCAGCTTCTCGAATCACGTCTCGACAACGTGGTTTTCAGGCTTGGCATTTCACCTTCACGTTCAGGTGCCCGTCAGCTTGTTTCACACCGTCATATAACCGTTAACGGTGAAGTGGTTAACATCCCTTCATTCTCCGTTAAACCCGGTGACATTGTGGGCGTTCGTGAAAAATCAAAATCTCTCGAAGTCATTCATAATTCCCTTGGTTCACGCAGGGTTAACGTAACCTGGCTCGAGTGGGACGGTGCACAGATGGCCGGTAAGCTCATCAACCGCCCCGAACGCGACCAGATTCCGGAAACCATTAAGGAACAGTTGATCGTTGAGTTGTATTCCAAGTAATAGAATAGAAGAATATTCTAATAATCGAAATCTTAAATAAACAATATGGCCATATTAGCTTTTCAGAAGCCCGATAAGGTGATTATGATCGAATCGGACGACAGGTTCGGTAAGTTCGAATTTCGTCCGCTGGAACCCGGATACGGTATTACCATCGGTAATTCCCTTCGCAGGATCCTTCTTTCATCCCTTGAGGGTTACGCGATAACAGCTATCAAAATTGACGGAGTTGAACATGAGTTTGCCTCCATCACCGGCGTCATTGAGGATGTGGTTGAAATCATCCTCAATCTGAAACAGATCAGGTTCAAACGCCTGGCAGACGACGTGAATGATGAAAAAATAATGGTGACACTGTCGGACCAGACTTCATTCAAAGCCGGTGACCTGAACCGTTTCCTCAGCAACTTCGAAGTGCTGAATCCCGAACTGGTGATCTGCCATATGGAAAAGGATGTGGAACTCCGCATGGAATTCCATGTAAACAAGGGCAGGGGATATGTTCCGGCAGAAGAGAACAAACCCTTTGATGCCGAATTCGGTCTCATTCCTATCGATTCTATCTTCACACCCATTAAGAATGTGAAGTATTCAGTTGAAAATTACCGCGTAGAGCAGAAAACCGACTATGAAAAACTCCTTATGGAAATTCTTACCGATGGTTCGATCCATCCGAAAGACGCCCTCAAGGAAGCAGCTAAAATTCTGATCTACCACTTCATGCTCTTCTCCGATGAAAAGATCACTCTTGATTCCGAAGAAAGAGCCGCCAACGAGGAATTCGATGAAGAAGTTCTCCATATGAGGCAACTGCTCAAAACCAAACTCGTTGATCTTGACCTTTCAGTCAGGGCACTGAACTGCCTTAAAGCTGCTGAAGTTGAAACTCTTGGTGATCTTGTTAAATTTAACAAAAACGACCTCCTGAAATTCAGGAATTTCGGTAAGAAATCGCTCACTGAGCTTGATGAACTGCTCGAAACCATGAATCTTTCATTTGGGATGGATATTGCCAAGTATAAGCTCGACAGAGATTAATTTTAACCTTACAGGGAACAAAAGAGATACCCACTGATTAAATTTTAGGATTATCATGCGACATAATAATACAAATAATAATTTAGGACGAAAAAGCGCTCACCGTAAGGCTATGCTTTCGAACATGGCATCTTCACTGATACTTCACAAGCGCATTAAAACCACCACTGCCAAAGCAAGGGCATTGAGGGTTTTCATTGAGCCGATTCTTACCAAATCGAAAGAGGATTCAACGCATTCACGCCGGTTGGCTTTCACCTACCTGCAGGATAAGGATGCCGTTTCAACTCTCTTCAGGGATGTATCGCCGAAGATTGCTGACAGACCGGGTGGATATACCCGTATTCTGAAAATCGGAGCCCGCGCTGGTGACGCTGCTGATATGTGCTATATCGAGCTCGTTGATTTCAACGAAGCCATGCTGGGTGCAACCGCAGCTGCCGAAACCAAGACAACCCGCCGCAGCCGCAGAGGTTCAAAGAAAGGTACCGCTGAAGCCAAGCCCGCCGCTGAAAAGGAACCGAAAGCTGCAAAAAAAGCAGCTCCCAAAGCAGCCGCTAAGGAAGAAAAGGCTCCCGAACAGCCCGCAGAAGGCGATGCAACAGAAACAAAAGAATAATTTCTAAAGCCTAAAAATAAACTATCATGGGACAAATAGCACATGTTCATGCACGTGAAATCCTTGATTCAAGAGGTAATCCTACTATTGAAGTTGAAGTGATTCTCGAAAGCGGTTTTGTCGGCCGTGCCGCTGTTCCGTCAGGAGCATCCACAGGTGAAAACGAAGCCCTCGAACTTCGTGACGGCGACAAGAAAAGATACCTTGGAAAAGGCGTTCTTAAAGCCGTTGATAATGTTAATAACATCATTGCAAAAGAAATCATCGGCATGAATGCCCTTGACCAGGTTGCCATTGATAAAAAAATGCTCGCTCTCGACGGAACAAAAACCAAGAGCAAGCTCGGTGCCAACGCTATCCTCGGTGTTTCACTGGCCACGGCAAAAGCTGCCGCCATGTTTCATGATATGCCACTGTACCGCTATATCGGAGGTGTAAACGCTAAAGTTCTCCCCGTTCCGATGATGAACATCATTAACGGTGGTTCGCACAGCGATGCCCCCATTGCATTCCAGGAATTCATGATCCGCCCCATCGGCGCTCCCAGTTTCCGCGAAGGCCTCCGCATGGGCGCTGAAGTTTTCCATTCATTGAAAAAAGTATTAAAAGAACGGGGTCTCAGCACTGCAGTTGGCGATGAAGGTGGTTTCGCACCCACTCTCAAAGGCACTGAAGATGCTCTCGAATCCATTATAAAAGCTATTGAAGCAGCCGGCTACAAACCCGGACGTGCTTCCGAAGGCGGACAGGTTTCAATCGGCCTCGACTGTGCAGCTTCCGAATTCTACGAAAACGGCAAATACAACTATGCCAAATTCGAAGGACCAAACGGTGCAGTTCGTTCATCTGCCGAACAGGTTGCTTTCCTCGAAAGCCTGATTAACAAATATCCCATTGACTCGGTTGAAGACGGAATGTCGGAACACGACTGGGATGGCTGGAAACTGCTTACCGAAAAAGTCGGCAGCCGCTGCCAGCTCGTTGGTGATGATTTATTTGTAACCAATGTTGAATTCCTTAAGAAAGGTATCGATATGGGTTGCGCCAATTCAATCCTGATCAAGGTTAACCAGATCGGATCACTCACCGAAACTCTTGATGCTATCGAAATGGCACACAGAGCTGGTTATACAACGGTCACTTCACACCGCTCGGGCGAAACTGAAGATGCCACTATCGCTGACATCGCAGTAGCTACCAATTCGGGTCAGATAAAGACCGGTTCACTGAGCCGCTCCGACCGTATGGCCAAGTACAACCAGCTTCTCCGCATTGAGGAAGAACTGGGCGATCTGGCGATTTACGGATATAAGAAGTAATACTAAGCCGTCATTACGCCTGCACAGGCAATACGCAATAAGTAGAACAACATCAAGGGCTGTCCAACAGGACAGCCTTTTTTATTTTCGGCTTAAGCCACCCAAATTACGGTTTACATCATCTGAACTATTGCCCGGGCTTTTGTTCTAACTGGTATTGACATCCCCTTATATATTAACTAACTTTAGTTAGAATATCCGGAAAGTCCGCCACTGATGGTTAGGGTTCTTGGATAATTTTCTGACGCCCTTTCAGGGCTGAAGAAGGATTTCGGCCAATTACACAGGGTTACACCCTGTGCTGGGTTATGCCGCCCTTTCAGGGCTATTCATAAGAATTATCTGGTGAATAAAGAGTCAACCTGAAAGGGTGAAATATACAGGCACAGGGTTAAACCCTGTGTTTTCAGCCATTGCGTCCCTATCGTTCCTATGGTCCCTAACGTCCCTAAAACAAAAAAATGCTTAAATTTTATTTAACTTTTACTGTCTCACACTTAAACAAAACAACCGTTAGGCTGTTTTATTTTTAATGAACGAGTCCCTGGTTGTTCCTGATTCATTAAAACTAATTCATATTCCTAATTTAAAAATTATTTCCCATGGCCGGACTTAAGGAAACTCTCTACCGAAAGATTCAGACCTGGCGCCCCAGGATTAAGAATCTGATGGATGAGCACAGTGATGTTGTGGTGGACACCGTAACAATTGGAAAATTGTTGGGAGGCATGCGTGAACTGAAGTGCCTGGTGACCGACATTTCGTATCTCGATCCGAATGAAGGAATTCGGTACAGAAATTACACACTTCCTGAACTGTTCGCGAAACTTCCACGCCCCAAAGGCTCTGAAATGCCTTACGTAGAAGGTGTGTTTTATCTTCTTCTTACCGGCGATCTTCCCACCGAGGAAAATGTAGCCGATGTACTCGACGAATTCAAGAAACGGCGGGTTCTTCCCAGGTATATTATTGAAATCATCGATGCCTTTCCGAAGGGTACACCGCCTATGGTGATCTTTTCAGCGTCTATACTGGCCATGCACAGGGAATCATTTTTTGCAAGGAAATATGATGCAGGGCTTAAAAAGGAAGATTACTGGGATCCGACATATGAAGATGCCATGAACCTCCTGGCCAAGCTTCCCGAGATAGCAGCCTGTATTTATCATAAAGCATACCGTGAAGGCCACAGGGAATTTTCTGACCCCAACCTCGACATGGGAGCGAACTTTGCCCATATGCTGGGCATTCCCAAACCCTACGATGATGTATCAAGAATGCATTTCATATTGCACAGTGACCATGAAAGCGGCAACGTGAGTGCACACGCCGGGCATCTTGTTGCCAGTTCGCTTTCGGATATCTACCTGGCCATATCATCCATGATCAACGGCCTGGCTGGTCCGTTGCACGGACTTGCCAACCAGGAGGTGCTGCGCTGGTTACATGACCTGCGCGAAAAAGTCGGACAGGATGAGCCTACCGAGGAACAGGTGAAGAAATTCGTGTGGGATACCCTTAAATCGGGCCAGGTTATCCCCGGGTTCGGCCACGCCGTATTGCGCATCACCGATCCCCGTTATATGATACAGCGCGAAT includes the following:
- the rplE gene encoding 50S ribosomal protein L5, giving the protein MAHIPNLRTKYQEEIIPALTKEFSYHTVMQVPKLEKIVINQGVGQAVTDKKIVDTAAEELTMITGQKAIQTMSRKDISNFKLRRKMPIGVKVTLRRDTMYEFLERLISVALPRIRDFKGINSKFDGKGNYTLGITEQIIFPEIDIDKISKILGMEITFVTSARSDEEAFALLREFGLPFKNTKKS
- the rpsN gene encoding 30S ribosomal protein S14, which gives rise to MAKESLKAREVKRKQLVEKFAAKRAKLKAEGDFQELSRLPRNSNPIRLHNRCKLTGRPKGYIRQFGISRIVFRELASKGLIPGVKKASW
- the rpsH gene encoding 30S ribosomal protein S8, which encodes MTDPIADYLTRLRNAISARHKVVEIPSSNLKKNLTKILFDKGYILNYKFVDEDKKQGSIKIALKYHAETKQPAIRSLERVSSPGLRRYVGSEELPRVLNGLGIAIVSTSRGVMTDKEARNLNIGGEVLCYVY
- the rplF gene encoding 50S ribosomal protein L6, giving the protein MSRIGKLPIKLPQGVTATVKPDNTVSVKGPKGELSQAIDPDIKVDVKDGIVNVERPTEQKRHKAMHGLYRALINNMVHGVSQGYEIKMEVVGVGYKAEAKGQILELSLGYSHDIHFQVPDEVKVEAKTERRSNPVITLTSNDKQLIGQVAAKIRSFREPEPYKGKGIKFVGEVLRKKAGKSATAK
- the rplR gene encoding 50S ribosomal protein L18; amino-acid sequence: MALTKIERRKRIKMRIRKELYGTKEVPRLTVFRSNKQIYIQIIDDSEGKTLLSVSSTVKEIAEKKGLTKVDQAKLVGKLAAEKSKESGITSVIFDRNGYLYHGRVKALAEAAREGGLKF
- the rpsE gene encoding 30S ribosomal protein S5, translated to MSNVSIRRVKTTDLDLKDRLVSIQRVTKVTKGGRTFSFSAIVVVGNEDGIVGYGLGKANEVTTAIAKGVEDAKKNLIKVPVYKGTIPHEQLAKYGGAQVFLKPASSGTGVKAGGAMRAVLESVGVHDVLAKSKGSSNPHNLVKATFNALLLMRDAYTIAQHRGITMDKVFNG
- the rpmD gene encoding 50S ribosomal protein L30, yielding MAKIRITQVRSRIHCTKRQKLNLDALGLRKLNASVEHEATPQILGMVNKAKHLVTVTEL
- the rplO gene encoding 50S ribosomal protein L15, producing the protein MDLSNLKPAKGSIKKSKRLGRGQGSGRGGTSARGHKGGQSRSGYTRKIGFEGGQMPLQRRVPKFGFNNISRKEYKGINISTLQTLADSRKLSAIDVQTLAEAGLISRNDLVKILGNGTLTAKLDVKAHAFSKSAKAAIEALQGTATII
- the secY gene encoding preprotein translocase subunit SecY, with protein sequence MKSFIQTLKNIYKIEELRTRILYTLFIILVYRLGSKIVLPGVDPAMLEAFASRTQQGVLGLLDMFSGGAFSRASIFALGIMPYISASIIIQLLTIAVPYFQRMQKEGESGRRKMNQITRYLTVVVLVLQAPAYLTQIPVDARVLKPVMFQFSSIAILTAGTIFVMWLGERITEKGIGNGISLIIMIGIIARLPFALSSELTDRLNGQGGLVAFLVEIVFLLVVIAVSILLVQGTRRIPVQYAKRIVGNKQYGGVRQYIPLKVNAAGVMPIIFAQAIMFLPLSFARYTGNGAMSNFLAAFSRYTSVWYNVIFALLIILFTYFYTAIIMNPTQMAEDMKKNGGFIPGVKPGKKTSEFIDSVMSKITLPGSIFLAIVAILPAFAGLVGIQQSFAQFFGGTSLLILVGVVLDTLQQIESHLLMRHYDGLMKSGRVKGRAGGIASSM
- the map gene encoding type I methionyl aminopeptidase, with translation MIHYKTAEEIELLRASNLLVSKALAEVAKRIAPGVTTLELDNVAEQFIRDNHAIPAFLGYKGYPKTLCTSVNQQVVHGIPSGYTLKDGDIVSVDCGALFQGYYGDSAYTFAVGEIPERVKLLLKTTRESLFKGIEQAIDGKRVGDISNAVQEHCELQKFSVVREMVGHGIGKGLHEAPEVPNYGKRGHGPRLQSGMVICIEPMINMGKKDITQDSDGWTIQTADRQPSAHFELCVAIGKIKADILSTFEYIEAVYKN
- the infA gene encoding translation initiation factor IF-1, encoding MSKQPSIEQDGVIKEALSNAMFRVELQNGHIITAHISGKMRMHYIKILPGDKVRVEMSPYDLTKGRITFRYK
- the rpsM gene encoding 30S ribosomal protein S13 encodes the protein MARIVGVDLPKNKRGEIGLTYIFGLGRSSAQKILEKAGVDRNVKVKDWTDEQVNLIRKVINENYKVEGELRSNVQLNIKRLMDIGCYRGVRHRLGLPVRGQSTKNNARTRKGRRKTVANKKKATK
- the rpsK gene encoding 30S ribosomal protein S11, with amino-acid sequence MAKKAGITKKKVVKVDPVGQAHVHASFNNIIISLTNSQGQVISWASAGKMGFKGSKKNTPYAAQVAAADCAKAAFDMGLRKVKAFVKGPGAGRESAIRTIHTAGIEVTEIVDVTPLPHNGCRAPGRRRV
- the rpsD gene encoding 30S ribosomal protein S4, whose amino-acid sequence is MARYTGPKTKIARKFGDPIYGPDKSYDKKNYPPGQHGANKKRKKSSEYGIQLREKQKAKYTYGVLERQFANLFDKAQRSKGVTGEVLLQLLESRLDNVVFRLGISPSRSGARQLVSHRHITVNGEVVNIPSFSVKPGDIVGVREKSKSLEVIHNSLGSRRVNVTWLEWDGAQMAGKLINRPERDQIPETIKEQLIVELYSK
- a CDS encoding DNA-directed RNA polymerase subunit alpha, with translation MAILAFQKPDKVIMIESDDRFGKFEFRPLEPGYGITIGNSLRRILLSSLEGYAITAIKIDGVEHEFASITGVIEDVVEIILNLKQIRFKRLADDVNDEKIMVTLSDQTSFKAGDLNRFLSNFEVLNPELVICHMEKDVELRMEFHVNKGRGYVPAEENKPFDAEFGLIPIDSIFTPIKNVKYSVENYRVEQKTDYEKLLMEILTDGSIHPKDALKEAAKILIYHFMLFSDEKITLDSEERAANEEFDEEVLHMRQLLKTKLVDLDLSVRALNCLKAAEVETLGDLVKFNKNDLLKFRNFGKKSLTELDELLETMNLSFGMDIAKYKLDRD
- the rplQ gene encoding 50S ribosomal protein L17, which encodes MRHNNTNNNLGRKSAHRKAMLSNMASSLILHKRIKTTTAKARALRVFIEPILTKSKEDSTHSRRLAFTYLQDKDAVSTLFRDVSPKIADRPGGYTRILKIGARAGDAADMCYIELVDFNEAMLGATAAAETKTTRRSRRGSKKGTAEAKPAAEKEPKAAKKAAPKAAAKEEKAPEQPAEGDATETKE